From Falco cherrug isolate bFalChe1 chromosome 4, bFalChe1.pri, whole genome shotgun sequence, one genomic window encodes:
- the ANTKMT gene encoding adenine nucleotide translocase lysine N-methyltransferase, with product MEPGEPGEPGEPGEPARRLRDGDALGGRGLLELAVASGVAAWATWAALLMPGFRRVPLRLQVVEAYKQGLRPAVGYELNPWLLCLSNYRAWKAGYHGKVSFLKEDLWKVNLSDCYNVIVFLAPSVKPPLATKLLAELPDEARVVAGRFPFPSWTPTNTLGQGLEQVWAYDMKEVRRAAQRGSPV from the exons ATGGAGCCGGGGGAGCCGGGAGAGCCTGGGGAGCCGGGGGAGCCGGCGCGGCGGCTGCGCGACGGGGATGCGCtgggcgggcgggggctgctggagctggcggTGGCTAGCGGAGTGGCcgcctgggccacctgggccGCCTTGCTGATGCCCGGCTTCCGCCGGGTCCCCCTGCGGCTCCAG gtggTAGAGGCTTATAAGCAAGGTCTCAGACCAGCCGTTGGCTATGAGCTCAATCCCTGGCTGCTGTGTCTCTCCAACTACCGGGCCTGGAAGGCTGGGTACCACGGGAAGGTTTCCTTCCTGAAGGAAGATCTGTGGAAG GTGAATCTTTCTGATTGCTACAATGTGATCGTGTTCCTGGCCCCCAGTGTG AAACCTCCTCTAGCCACCAAGCTCCTTGCAGAACTCCCTGATGAAGCCCGAGTGGTGGCTGGAcgcttccccttcccctcctggaCCCCTACCAACACCcttgggcaggggctggagcaagTCTGGGCCTATGACATGAAGGAGGTGCGGCgagcagcacagaggggaaGCCCAGTCTAA
- the METRN gene encoding meteorin codes for MWALRALCLAGLGAALGGGSADQCSWRGSGLSQEAGSVEQLSLHCAEGSLEWLYPTGALRLRLAPRLPPTSAAIKGRSPQHVTACVKPAGTFRGAQLYLEREGVLELLLPEAPRPRVRCFSWLPQEKVALFLQATPHLDISRRIAAFRYELRGDWLARPALPAASLTGEGACRPCNDTEILMAICTSDFVIRGSIWSVSNDVELQESIIGVSASRIHRQKFPLFQAGGRPGRPAGSIRTPLRCGVKPGPGTFLFTGWLHFGEAWLSCAPRYRDFQRIYEGAQRTRQNPCEFPVD; via the exons ATGTGGGCGCTGCGGGCGCTGTGCCTGGCCGGGCTGGGCGCCGCGCTCGGGGGGGGCTCGGCCGATCAGTGCAGCTGGAGGGGCAG CGGGCTGTCGCAGGAGGCTGGCAGCGtggagcagctctccctgcACTGCGCCGAGGGCTCGCTGGAATGGCTGTACCCCACAGGGGCCCTTCGCCTCCGCCTGGCCCCTCGCCTGCCCCCCACCAGCGCCGCCATCaagggcaggagcccccagcatGTCACCGCCTGCGTCAAACCTGCTGGCACCTTCCGAGGGGCTCAGCTCTACCTGGAGAGGGAgggggtgctggagctgctgctgccagaggccccccggccccgcgtcCGCTGCTTCAGCTGGCTGCCCCAGGAGAAGGTGGCTCTCTTCCTGCAGGCCACCCCGCACCTCGACATCAGCCGCCGCATTGCCGCCTTCCGCTACGAGCTACGGGGGGACTGGCTGGCCCGCCCggcactgcctgctgccagcctcaCCGGAGAAG GAGCGTGCCGGCCGTGCAATGACACCGAGATCTTGATGGCCATTTGCACTAGTGACTTTG TAATCCGTGGCAGCATCTGGAGCGTCTCCAACGATGTGGAGCTGCAGGAATCCATCATTGGGGTGAGCGCCTCCCGCATCCACCGCCAAAAGTTCCCCCTCTTCCAGGCAGGGGGGAGGCCAGGACGGCCGGCGGGCAGCATCCGCACCCCACTGCGCTGCGGGGTCAAGCCCGgccctggcaccttcctctTCACGGGGTGGCTGCATTTCGGCGAAGCCTGGCTGAGCTGTGCGCCCCGCTATAGGGACTTCCAGCGCATCTATGAGGGGGCGCAGCGCACGCGCCAGAACCCCTGTGAGTTCCCTGTGGACTGA
- the FBXL16 gene encoding F-box/LRR-repeat protein 16 isoform X1 has protein sequence MSNPRNGDTKPPCLPRNGLVKIPTQPNGLGSASITKGTPAVKNRLCQPSSVPAILSPALAHRSDLPIPSLASPLSLAALASVSSPPSASLVGLNTSEGSEQPSPERLPGSPSERQLAVDEKILNRLFWYFSACEKCVLAQVCKAWRRVLYQPKFWVGLTPVLHTKELYNVLPGGEKEFVSLQGFAVRGFDGFCLVGVSDLDICEFIDNYPLSKKGVKSMSLKRSTITDAGLEVMLEQMQGVVRLELSGCNDFTEAGLWSSLNARITALSVSDCINVADDAIAAISQLLPNLTELNLQAYHVTDTALAYFTAKQGYTTHTLRLNSCWEITNHGVVNMVHSLPNLSVLSLSGCSKVTDDGVELVAENLRKLRSLDLSWCPRITDMALEYIACDLHKLEELVLDRCVRITDTGLSYLSTMSSLRSLYLRWCCQHPSPVSCTLTQHPAQHPAPAPSILLQHPAPCSGSLPRHPAPAMLSP, from the exons ATGTCGAACCCGAGAAACGGCGACACCAAGCCCCCATGTTTGCCCCGCAATGGACTGGTGAAGATCCCCACACAACCCAACGGCCTCGGCTCTGCCAGCATCACCAAAGGCACCCCTGCCGTGAAAAACCGCCTGTGCCAGCCTTCCTCCGTGCCTGCCATCCTCAGCCCGGCCTTAGCCCACCGCAGCGACCTGCCCATCCCCAGCCTGGCCTCCCCACTCTCCTTGGCCGCTCTGGCCAGCGTCTCCTCCCCTCCCAGTGCTTCCTTGGTGGGACTGAACACGAGCGAAGGCTCGGAGCAGCCCTCACCAGAACGGCTGCCCGGCTCACCCTCGGAAAGGCAGCTGGCAGTGGACGAGAAGATCCTCAACCGCTTGTTCTGGTACTTTTCGGCTTGCGAGAAGTGTGTGCTGGCACAGGTGTGCAAGGCATGGCGGCGGGTGCTCTACCAACCCAAGTTCTGGGTGGGCTTGACGCCCGTCCTGCACACCAAAGAGCTCTACAATGTCCTGCCTGGTGGCGAGAAAGAGTTTGTCAGCCTGCAGGGCTTCGCTGTCCGTGGCTTCGACGGCTTCTGCCTCGTGGGTGTCTCTGACCTGGACATTTGTGAGTTCATTGACAACTACCCCCTCTCCAAGAAGGGGGTCAAGTCCATGAGCCTTAAGAGGTCGACCATCACAGATGCAGGGTTAGAG GtgatgctggagcagatgcAAGGAGTGGTACGGCTGGAGCTGTCGGGCTGCAACGACTTCACAGAGGCTGGGCTGTGGTCCAGCCTCAATGCCCGCATCACGGCGCTGAGTGTCAGCGACTGCATCAACGTGGCCGACGATGCCATCGCCGCCATCTCGCAGCTTCTGCCCAACCTCACCGAGCTCAACCTGCAAGCCTACCACGTGACAGACACGGCGCTCGCCTACTTCACTGCCAAGCAAGGCTACACCACCCACACCCTCCGCCTCAACTCCTGCTGGGAGATCACCAACCACGGCGTGGTCAACATGGTCCACAGCCTGCCCAACCTGAGTGTCCTCAGCCTCTCGGGCTGCTCCAAGGTGACAGATGATGGCGTGGAGCTGGTGGCTGAGAACCTGCGGAAGCTGCGCAGTCTTGACCTCTCCTGGTGCCCTCGCATCACTGACATGGCACTGGAGTACATTGCCTGTGACCTGCACaagctggaggagctggtgctTGACAG GTGCGTGCGGATCACCGACACTGGCCTCAGCTACCTGTCCACCATGTCGTCCCTGCGGAGCCTCTACCTGCGCTGGTGCTGCCAG cacccttccCCCGTATCTTGCACCCtgacccagcaccctgcccagcaccctgcccctgCACCCAGCATCCTGCTCCAGCATCCTGCACCCTGCTCAggctccctgcccaggcaccCTGCCCCAGCGATGCTGAGCCCCTAG
- the FBXL16 gene encoding F-box/LRR-repeat protein 16 isoform X2 — protein sequence MSNPRNGDTKPPCLPRNGLVKIPTQPNGLGSASITKGTPAVKNRLCQPSSVPAILSPALAHRSDLPIPSLASPLSLAALASVSSPPSASLVGLNTSEGSEQPSPERLPGSPSERQLAVDEKILNRLFWYFSACEKCVLAQVCKAWRRVLYQPKFWVGLTPVLHTKELYNVLPGGEKEFVSLQGFAVRGFDGFCLVGVSDLDICEFIDNYPLSKKGVKSMSLKRSTITDAGLEVMLEQMQGVVRLELSGCNDFTEAGLWSSLNARITALSVSDCINVADDAIAAISQLLPNLTELNLQAYHVTDTALAYFTAKQGYTTHTLRLNSCWEITNHGVVNMVHSLPNLSVLSLSGCSKVTDDGVELVAENLRKLRSLDLSWCPRITDMALEYIACDLHKLEELVLDRCVRITDTGLSYLSTMSSLRSLYLRWCCQVQDFGLKHLLSMGSLRLLSLAGCPLLTTTGLSGLVQLQELEELELTNCPGATPELFKYFSQHLPCCMVIE from the exons ATGTCGAACCCGAGAAACGGCGACACCAAGCCCCCATGTTTGCCCCGCAATGGACTGGTGAAGATCCCCACACAACCCAACGGCCTCGGCTCTGCCAGCATCACCAAAGGCACCCCTGCCGTGAAAAACCGCCTGTGCCAGCCTTCCTCCGTGCCTGCCATCCTCAGCCCGGCCTTAGCCCACCGCAGCGACCTGCCCATCCCCAGCCTGGCCTCCCCACTCTCCTTGGCCGCTCTGGCCAGCGTCTCCTCCCCTCCCAGTGCTTCCTTGGTGGGACTGAACACGAGCGAAGGCTCGGAGCAGCCCTCACCAGAACGGCTGCCCGGCTCACCCTCGGAAAGGCAGCTGGCAGTGGACGAGAAGATCCTCAACCGCTTGTTCTGGTACTTTTCGGCTTGCGAGAAGTGTGTGCTGGCACAGGTGTGCAAGGCATGGCGGCGGGTGCTCTACCAACCCAAGTTCTGGGTGGGCTTGACGCCCGTCCTGCACACCAAAGAGCTCTACAATGTCCTGCCTGGTGGCGAGAAAGAGTTTGTCAGCCTGCAGGGCTTCGCTGTCCGTGGCTTCGACGGCTTCTGCCTCGTGGGTGTCTCTGACCTGGACATTTGTGAGTTCATTGACAACTACCCCCTCTCCAAGAAGGGGGTCAAGTCCATGAGCCTTAAGAGGTCGACCATCACAGATGCAGGGTTAGAG GtgatgctggagcagatgcAAGGAGTGGTACGGCTGGAGCTGTCGGGCTGCAACGACTTCACAGAGGCTGGGCTGTGGTCCAGCCTCAATGCCCGCATCACGGCGCTGAGTGTCAGCGACTGCATCAACGTGGCCGACGATGCCATCGCCGCCATCTCGCAGCTTCTGCCCAACCTCACCGAGCTCAACCTGCAAGCCTACCACGTGACAGACACGGCGCTCGCCTACTTCACTGCCAAGCAAGGCTACACCACCCACACCCTCCGCCTCAACTCCTGCTGGGAGATCACCAACCACGGCGTGGTCAACATGGTCCACAGCCTGCCCAACCTGAGTGTCCTCAGCCTCTCGGGCTGCTCCAAGGTGACAGATGATGGCGTGGAGCTGGTGGCTGAGAACCTGCGGAAGCTGCGCAGTCTTGACCTCTCCTGGTGCCCTCGCATCACTGACATGGCACTGGAGTACATTGCCTGTGACCTGCACaagctggaggagctggtgctTGACAG GTGCGTGCGGATCACCGACACTGGCCTCAGCTACCTGTCCACCATGTCGTCCCTGCGGAGCCTCTACCTGCGCTGGTGCTGCCAG gtgcAGGATTTTGGCCTGAAGCACCTCCTGAGCATGGGCAGCCTGCGCCTCCTCTCGCTGGCCG GCTGTCCCTTGCTGACCACCACGGGGCTGTCAGggctggtgcagctgcaggagctggaggagctggagctcaCCAACTGCCCCGGGGCCACCCCGGAGCTCTTCAAGTACTTCTCCCAGCACCTCCCGTGCTGCATGGTCATCGAGTAG
- the WDR24 gene encoding GATOR complex protein WDR24 isoform X1: MEKMARVTTALGGNALTGRTMFCHLDAPANAISVCRDAAQVVVAGRNIFKIYSIEEDQFVEKLNLRVGRKPSLNFSCADVVWHQMDENLLATAATNGVVVTWNLGKPSRNKQDQLFTEHKRTVNKVCFHPTEVYMLLSGSQDGYMKCFDLRKKDSVSTFSGQSESVRDVQFSIRDYFTFAATFENGNVQLWDIRRPDRYERMFTAHNGPVFCCDWHPEDRGWLATGGRDKMVKVWDMNTTRAKEIYCVQTIASVARVKWRPECKHHIATCSMMVDHNIYVWDVRRPFIPSAMFEEHKDVTTGIVWRHLHDPYFLLSGSKDSTLYQHIFKDASQPIDRANPEGLCYSLYGDLAFAAKESLISSDSNRKPYIGDRRHPIFFKRKLDPTEQFEYISSSSALSVFETDMESGSMDWFVHTAKQYALAGRPLAELCDHNAKVAKGLDRNQVAQTWTMLRIIYSSLGTVSSANLNHSMGKGSATLPLMNSFNLKDIPSGLGSESRLDRSKGENRTENILMDSSSTLINNEDNEETEGSDVPADYLLGDVEADEDDLYMMDHENPHAEEQEYSLPQEAFPLRHEIVDNPSALDHLQDKADSPHVSGNEAETVSLTPVESFSLISISHSLYENRLPTDFFNPIVRDTLHFYAEQGDVQTAVSVLIVLGDRIRKEIDEQTQEHWYTSYIDLLQRFQLWNISNEVIKLSTCRAINCLNQASTTLHINCSNCKRPMSNRGWICDRCRQCASMCAVCHHVVKGLFVWCQGCSHGGHLQHIMKWLETSSHCPAGCGHLCEYT, encoded by the exons ATGGAGAAAATGGCCAGGGTCACCACTGCCCTGGGGGGCAATGCCCTCACGGGCCGGACCATGTTCTGTCACCTGGATGCCCCTGCCAATGCCATCAGTGTGTGCCGCGATGCTGCCCAGGTGGTGGTGGCTGGCCGCAACATCTTCAAGATCTACTCCATCGAGGAGGACCAGTTTGTGGAGAAGCTGAACCTCCGTGTTGGCCGCAAACCCTCCTTGAACTTCAGCTGTGCGGACGTGGTGTGGCACCAGATGGACGAGAACCTGCTGGCCACCGCAGCCACCAACGGTGTGGTTGTCACCTGGAACCTGGGGAAGCCGTCCCGCAACAAGCAGGACCAGCTTTTCACCGAGCACAAACGCACTGTCAATAAGGTCTGCTTCCACCCCACTGAGGTCTACATGCTCCTTAGCGGCTCCCAGGATGGCTACATGAAATGTTTCGACCTGCGCAAGAAGGACTCTGTCAGCACCTTTTCTG GCCAGTCGGAGAGTGTGCGTGATGTCCAGTTCAGCATCCGGGACTACTTCACCTTTGCTGCCACCTTTGAGAACGGGAACGTGCAGCTGTGGGACATCCGCCGGCCGGACCGCTACGAGAGGATGTTCACGGCCCACAATGGGCCCGTGTTCTGCTGCGACTGGCACCCAGAAGACAG GGGCTGGCTGGCAACAGGCGGCCGGGATAAGATGGTGAAGGTGTGGGACATGAACACCACGCGGGCGAAGGAGATCTATTGCGTGCAGACCATCGCCTCAGTGGCCCGGGTGAAGTGGCGCCCAGAGTGCAAGCACCACATCGCCACCTGCTCCATGATGGTGGATCACAATATCTACGTCTGGGACGTGCGGCGTCCCTTCATCCCCTCTGCCATGTTCGAGGAGCACAAGGATGTCACCACGGGCATTGTGTGGCGTCACCTACACGATCCTTATTTCCTCCTGTCCGGCTCTAAGGACAGTACCCTCTACCAGCACATCTTCAAGGATGCCAGCCAGCCCATCGACCGGGCCAacccagaggggctgtgctaCAGCCTCTATGGAGACCTGGCCTTTGCTGCCAAAGAGAGCCTCATCTCCTCCGACTCCAACCGCAAGCCCTACATCGGGGACCGGCGTCACCCCATCTTCTTCAAGCGTAAGCTGGACCCCACGGAGCAGTTCGAATACATCTCCTCCTCCAGCGCCCTCAGCGTCTTTGAGACGGACATGGAGAGCGGCAGCATGGACTGGTTTGTGCACACAGCCAAGCAGTATGCGCTGGCCGGCAGGCCTCTGGCCGAGCTCTGTGACCACAATGCCAAGGTGGCCAAGGGCTTGGACCGCAACCAG GTGGCTCAGACGTGGACGATGCTGCGAATCATCTATTCCAGCCTTGGCACTGTGTCATCCGCCAACCTCAACCACAGCATGGGGAAAGGCAGTGCCACTCTCCCGCTCATGAACAG CTTTAACCTGAAGGACATCCCCTCTGGGCTGGGCAGCGAGTCGAGACTGGACCgcagcaaaggagaaaaccGCACAGAAAACATCCTCATGGATTCCTCCTCCACCTTGATCAACAACGAGG ACAACGAGGAGACGGAGGGCAGCGATGTCCCTGCAGACTACCTGCTGGGAGATGTGGAAGCAGATGAGGATGACTTGTATATGATGGACCATGAGAACCCACACG CTGAGGAGCAGGAATACAGCCTTCCCCAGGAAGCCTTTCCCCTGCGCCATGAAATTGTGGACAACCCATCGGCCTTGGACCACCTGCAAGACAAGGCTGACTCCCCTCACGTCAGCGGCAACGAGGCTGAGACAGTGTCGCTGACACCAGTGGAGTCCTTCTCCCTCATCTCCATCTCCCATTCGCTCTATGAGAACCGCCTGCCCACCGACTTCTTCAATCCTATCGTGCGGGACACGCTTCACTTCTATGCTGAGCAGGGAGATGTGCAGACGGCCGTGTCTGTCCTCATCGTACTGGGGGACCGCATCCGCAAGGAGATTGATGAGCAGACCCAG GAGCACTGGTACACGTCCTACATTGACCTGCTGCAGCGCTTCCAGCTCTGGAACATCTCCAATGAGGTGATCAAGCTGAGCACATGCCGTGCTATCAACTGCCTCAACCAGGCTTCCACCACCCTGCACATCAACTGCAGCAACTGCAAGCGGCCCATGAGCAACAGGGGCTGGATCTGTGACAG GTGCCGGCAGTGTGCCAGCATGTGTGCTGTCTGTCACCACGTGGTGAAGGGG
- the WDR24 gene encoding GATOR complex protein WDR24 isoform X2, with translation MEKMARVTTALGGNALTGRTMFCHLDAPANAISVCRDAAQVVVAGRNIFKIYSIEEDQFVEKLNLRVGRKPSLNFSCADVVWHQMDENLLATAATNGVVVTWNLGKPSRNKQDQLFTEHKRTVNKVCFHPTEVYMLLSGSQDGYMKCFDLRKKDSVSTFSGQSESVRDVQFSIRDYFTFAATFENGNVQLWDIRRPDRYERMFTAHNGPVFCCDWHPEDRGWLATGGRDKMVKVWDMNTTRAKEIYCVQTIASVARVKWRPECKHHIATCSMMVDHNIYVWDVRRPFIPSAMFEEHKDVTTGIVWRHLHDPYFLLSGSKDSTLYQHIFKDASQPIDRANPEGLCYSLYGDLAFAAKESLISSDSNRKPYIGDRRHPIFFKRKLDPTEQFEYISSSSALSVFETDMESGSMDWFVHTAKQYALAGRPLAELCDHNAKVAKGLDRNQVAQTWTMLRIIYSSLGTVSSANLNHSMGKGSATLPLMNSFNLKDIPSGLGSESRLDRSKGENRTENILMDSSSTLINNEDNEETEGSDVPADYLLGDVEADEDDLYMMDHENPHAEEQEYSLPQEAFPLRHEIVDNPSALDHLQDKADSPHVSGNEAETVSLTPVESFSLISISHSLYENRLPTDFFNPIVRDTLHFYAEQGDVQTAVSVLIVLGDRIRKEIDEQTQEHWYTSYIDLLQRFQLWNISNEVIKLSTCRAINCLNQASTTLHINCSNCKRPMSNRGWICDRCRQCASMCAVCHHVVKGLFVWCQGCSHGGHLQHIMKWLETSSHCPAGCGHLWPCK, from the exons ATGGAGAAAATGGCCAGGGTCACCACTGCCCTGGGGGGCAATGCCCTCACGGGCCGGACCATGTTCTGTCACCTGGATGCCCCTGCCAATGCCATCAGTGTGTGCCGCGATGCTGCCCAGGTGGTGGTGGCTGGCCGCAACATCTTCAAGATCTACTCCATCGAGGAGGACCAGTTTGTGGAGAAGCTGAACCTCCGTGTTGGCCGCAAACCCTCCTTGAACTTCAGCTGTGCGGACGTGGTGTGGCACCAGATGGACGAGAACCTGCTGGCCACCGCAGCCACCAACGGTGTGGTTGTCACCTGGAACCTGGGGAAGCCGTCCCGCAACAAGCAGGACCAGCTTTTCACCGAGCACAAACGCACTGTCAATAAGGTCTGCTTCCACCCCACTGAGGTCTACATGCTCCTTAGCGGCTCCCAGGATGGCTACATGAAATGTTTCGACCTGCGCAAGAAGGACTCTGTCAGCACCTTTTCTG GCCAGTCGGAGAGTGTGCGTGATGTCCAGTTCAGCATCCGGGACTACTTCACCTTTGCTGCCACCTTTGAGAACGGGAACGTGCAGCTGTGGGACATCCGCCGGCCGGACCGCTACGAGAGGATGTTCACGGCCCACAATGGGCCCGTGTTCTGCTGCGACTGGCACCCAGAAGACAG GGGCTGGCTGGCAACAGGCGGCCGGGATAAGATGGTGAAGGTGTGGGACATGAACACCACGCGGGCGAAGGAGATCTATTGCGTGCAGACCATCGCCTCAGTGGCCCGGGTGAAGTGGCGCCCAGAGTGCAAGCACCACATCGCCACCTGCTCCATGATGGTGGATCACAATATCTACGTCTGGGACGTGCGGCGTCCCTTCATCCCCTCTGCCATGTTCGAGGAGCACAAGGATGTCACCACGGGCATTGTGTGGCGTCACCTACACGATCCTTATTTCCTCCTGTCCGGCTCTAAGGACAGTACCCTCTACCAGCACATCTTCAAGGATGCCAGCCAGCCCATCGACCGGGCCAacccagaggggctgtgctaCAGCCTCTATGGAGACCTGGCCTTTGCTGCCAAAGAGAGCCTCATCTCCTCCGACTCCAACCGCAAGCCCTACATCGGGGACCGGCGTCACCCCATCTTCTTCAAGCGTAAGCTGGACCCCACGGAGCAGTTCGAATACATCTCCTCCTCCAGCGCCCTCAGCGTCTTTGAGACGGACATGGAGAGCGGCAGCATGGACTGGTTTGTGCACACAGCCAAGCAGTATGCGCTGGCCGGCAGGCCTCTGGCCGAGCTCTGTGACCACAATGCCAAGGTGGCCAAGGGCTTGGACCGCAACCAG GTGGCTCAGACGTGGACGATGCTGCGAATCATCTATTCCAGCCTTGGCACTGTGTCATCCGCCAACCTCAACCACAGCATGGGGAAAGGCAGTGCCACTCTCCCGCTCATGAACAG CTTTAACCTGAAGGACATCCCCTCTGGGCTGGGCAGCGAGTCGAGACTGGACCgcagcaaaggagaaaaccGCACAGAAAACATCCTCATGGATTCCTCCTCCACCTTGATCAACAACGAGG ACAACGAGGAGACGGAGGGCAGCGATGTCCCTGCAGACTACCTGCTGGGAGATGTGGAAGCAGATGAGGATGACTTGTATATGATGGACCATGAGAACCCACACG CTGAGGAGCAGGAATACAGCCTTCCCCAGGAAGCCTTTCCCCTGCGCCATGAAATTGTGGACAACCCATCGGCCTTGGACCACCTGCAAGACAAGGCTGACTCCCCTCACGTCAGCGGCAACGAGGCTGAGACAGTGTCGCTGACACCAGTGGAGTCCTTCTCCCTCATCTCCATCTCCCATTCGCTCTATGAGAACCGCCTGCCCACCGACTTCTTCAATCCTATCGTGCGGGACACGCTTCACTTCTATGCTGAGCAGGGAGATGTGCAGACGGCCGTGTCTGTCCTCATCGTACTGGGGGACCGCATCCGCAAGGAGATTGATGAGCAGACCCAG GAGCACTGGTACACGTCCTACATTGACCTGCTGCAGCGCTTCCAGCTCTGGAACATCTCCAATGAGGTGATCAAGCTGAGCACATGCCGTGCTATCAACTGCCTCAACCAGGCTTCCACCACCCTGCACATCAACTGCAGCAACTGCAAGCGGCCCATGAGCAACAGGGGCTGGATCTGTGACAG GTGCCGGCAGTGTGCCAGCATGTGTGCTGTCTGTCACCACGTGGTGAAGGGG